In one Chelmon rostratus isolate fCheRos1 chromosome 7, fCheRos1.pri, whole genome shotgun sequence genomic region, the following are encoded:
- the zgc:153372 gene encoding arsenite methyltransferase: MATCDEVRDNVKKYYGSRLESSCDVQTSAPSCSVSRSPLPKSVKDALSQVHPEVTKKFFGCGLPFPAKLEGCRVLDLGSGSGRDSFAYSKLVGPSGFVTGLDMTEELVAVSRQYIEYHQKEFGYKEPNITFVQGYMEKLNEAGIQNDSVDVVLSNCVVCLCPDKKVVLQQALNVLKEGGELYFSDMYASKVIPDHMKQDPVLWGEGMSGSLFWQDLISLAHSVGFSTPHLVSSSLIVVYNNELKAKAGDISYASSTYRMFKLPKSRVMSKATVTYKGTLADFPDQLDFDSSHSFKKDVAVEVDGEMATIIQSSRFSPDFKIQISDKPDKSSSESTPKYCHLNPFLLADKLGFSVAQCSKINK, translated from the exons ATGGCGACGTGTGACGAAGTGCGGGACAACGTGAAG AAGTACTATGGCAGCCGACTGGAGTCCAGTTGTGATGTGCAAACAAGCGCCCCCTCCTGCAGTGTGTCCCGCAGCCCCTTGCCAAAAAGTGTCAAAGATGCTCTGAGCCAGGTTCACCCGGAGGTGACCAAAAA ATTCTTTGGCTGTGGCCTTCCCTTTCCAGCGAAGCTTGAGGGCTGCAGAGTCCTGGACCTCGGCAGCGGCTCTGGCAGAGACTCTTTTGCCTACAGTAAACTGGTTGGACCGAGCGGATTTGTGACAGGGCTCGACATGACGGAGGAGCTG GTGGCCGTGTCTCGTCAGTACATTGAGTATCATCAGAAGGAGTTTGGCTATAAGGAGCCCAACATCACTTTTGTCCAGGGCTACATGGAGAAGCTCAATGAGGCCGGCATACAAAATGACTCAGTGGATGTTGTGCT GTCCAactgtgttgtctgtttgtgtcctgATAAAAAAGTTGTGCTGCAGCAAGCTCTTAATGTCCTGAAG GAGGGAGGTGAACTCTACTTTAGTGACATGTATGCCAGCAAGGTCATTCCTGATCACATGAAGCAAGATCCAGTCCTGTGGG GTGAAGGAATGAGCGGCTCTCTGTTTTGGCAGGATCTGATTTCACTGGCCCACAGCGTAGGGTTCAGCACGCCACATCTTGTTTCTTCAAGCCTCATAGTGGTCTACAACAATGAGCTCAAAGCAAAAGCAG GTGACATCAGCTATGCCTCCAGCACTTACCGCATGTTTAAGCTGCCCAAAAGTCGGGTCATGTCTAAGGCAACAGTTACCTATAAAGGAACTTTGGCAGATTTCCCAGATCAACTGGACTTTGATTCCTCTCACTCTTTCAAG AAAGATGTGGCAGTGGAGGTAGACGGAGAGATGGCAACAATAATCCAGAGTTCCCGTTTCTCTCCGGACTTTAAAATCCAGATATCGGATAAACCGGATAAGTCCAGCTCAGAGTCAACGCCCAAG TACTGCCACCTCAACCCTTTTCTGCTGGCTGACAAACTGGGATTCTCAGTGGCTCAATGCTccaaaattaacaaataa